In the Candidatus Nitrospira nitrosa genome, one interval contains:
- the exbB gene encoding TonB-system energizer ExbB, with protein MDALKNLVDYGIIGLLAVLSLWALAVAVERWLYYRRVTPNEFDNIQLLEMALTKRLVVIGTVAANAPYIGLLGTVLGIMLTFHTMGTSGTMAVGAIMVGLSLALKATAIGLLVAIPCVVLNNILRRRVSELLILYKVQHGT; from the coding sequence ATGGATGCACTCAAGAACCTGGTGGACTACGGGATTATCGGGCTGTTAGCGGTGTTGAGCCTGTGGGCGCTCGCCGTTGCAGTAGAGCGGTGGCTCTACTATCGGCGGGTGACGCCGAATGAGTTCGACAACATTCAGCTATTGGAAATGGCATTGACGAAACGACTGGTCGTCATAGGAACGGTTGCTGCCAATGCCCCGTACATTGGGCTACTTGGCACCGTGTTGGGCATCATGTTGACGTTTCATACGATGGGGACATCGGGAACGATGGCGGTCGGTGCGATTATGGTCGGGTTGAGCCTGGCGCTCAAGGCGACAGCCATCGGGCTGCTGGTGGCGATTCCGTGTGTCGTACTGAACAACATCCTCAGACGCCGTGTCTCAGAACTGCTTATCCTGTACAAGGTGCAGCATGGAACGTGA
- a CDS encoding ExbD/TolR family protein → MERELNQINVIPLVDVMLVLLVIVLTTATFISTGQVPVELAKAKEVTDHKDVPLMITLTADGKLFVNDQAIREDGLSTALNGHPRESAVVLRADRVTVLERFVAVVDEVRGLGFRQVSLEVLRS, encoded by the coding sequence ATGGAACGTGAGCTGAACCAGATCAATGTCATCCCTCTCGTGGATGTGATGCTGGTCCTCCTAGTTATTGTTCTAACCACGGCGACCTTCATTTCAACTGGGCAGGTGCCGGTTGAATTGGCGAAGGCAAAAGAGGTGACCGATCATAAGGATGTTCCACTGATGATAACTCTGACTGCCGATGGGAAACTGTTTGTGAATGATCAAGCCATTCGGGAGGACGGCCTCTCGACGGCTTTGAATGGGCATCCGCGCGAGTCTGCCGTGGTGCTTCGGGCCGATCGTGTGACTGTCTTGGAACGGTTTGTGGCGGTGGTCGATGAAGTAAGGGGGCTGGGATTTCGCCAGGTGAGTTTAGAGGTGCTCCGCTCATGA
- a CDS encoding energy transducer TonB has product MTTPTVDLRNTGSVFDRARGWVVSTLVHGLGIAGSLFVMGAIEQPPPPSLFQWDIAMVESPAQTEAQPAEPIMQPTPPTVRPNPPLRQIKQVATEQPISQTHQDIPASLETTQVVKDVVTNAEPVMEYATVASTVSEPVTSSSVVETPVDSLEQLVTEAPTPIESVASRTEYRQVEHRQVVHRETRADFGWLTETLWNKIEELKRYPTLAKVNHWEGRVVVSAVIRDDGEVMGVQIAETSGRAVLDEEAMAVMKKASPLRLKHPLGQRQITILIPISYRLDG; this is encoded by the coding sequence ATGACGACCCCGACCGTCGATCTTAGGAACACAGGTTCGGTATTCGATCGAGCACGCGGATGGGTGGTGTCTACGCTTGTGCATGGCTTAGGAATCGCGGGGTCATTGTTTGTGATGGGGGCGATCGAGCAACCGCCTCCCCCCTCATTGTTCCAATGGGACATTGCCATGGTGGAATCGCCGGCACAGACGGAAGCTCAGCCGGCTGAGCCGATTATGCAACCAACTCCCCCCACTGTCAGACCGAATCCGCCCCTTCGGCAGATCAAGCAAGTCGCAACAGAACAGCCGATATCGCAGACGCATCAGGACATACCGGCTTCTCTGGAAACGACCCAGGTGGTGAAGGATGTGGTGACGAATGCCGAGCCGGTCATGGAGTATGCCACCGTGGCATCAACAGTGAGTGAACCGGTAACCTCGTCATCTGTAGTAGAGACACCGGTCGATTCGTTAGAGCAACTCGTGACCGAAGCGCCCACGCCCATTGAATCAGTCGCCTCACGGACCGAGTATCGGCAGGTAGAGCATCGGCAGGTGGTACATCGGGAAACGCGGGCCGATTTCGGCTGGCTCACAGAAACGCTGTGGAACAAGATCGAAGAGCTGAAACGATATCCGACGCTTGCCAAAGTGAATCATTGGGAAGGCAGGGTCGTGGTGTCGGCGGTCATTCGCGATGATGGTGAGGTGATGGGGGTGCAGATTGCTGAAACGTCTGGTCGGGCGGTTTTGGATGAGGAGGCTATGGCAGTGATGAAAAAGGCCTCACCTCTGAGGCTTAAACACCCCCTCGGTCAACGACAGATCACAATCCTCATTCCCATCAGCTATCGACTGGATGGATAG
- a CDS encoding TolC family protein produces the protein MGREWTVHRPYGAIIIASLWVLLVPTSSWSLDITKPTLSERHEQISLAEAAVRALQHNLDISISRHTKESRLADIVIEQARFDPTMSVNGRYLRTVDPLERPVFGATGNLLNQITRFDQRNHAVIVDASTNLVTGGNVGVNYNPARNSVNQDLAEGFLFNPAWTGGLSFSLTQPLLKNAGIGINQTFIKVAQNNAVVEQHVFRDQVLTVIASVEQNYWELVYARENVKVAQAALKAAEELLATNRIKAKAGVMSVVDVLQAEAAVASRVEQVLVAEKAIRDEEDQLRTLLNPGEAELRQTVRLMPLDAPITFMETLSLEEAIETAIEQRPEIAQAKKNIESSELNRKFARNQLLPTLSVQGTVGLSGLGSDFGNSFARNFSGDFYNYGAGLVFSYPLGNRSAISTYNKRQLEAKNAEASLERVRHQIILVVREAVRRVQTDFKRIETTRSARILAEKQLQTEQERLRVGLSTTRFVLDFQRDLATAQGNELRAVVDYNKSISNLERQKATTLDRYHLELS, from the coding sequence ATGGGGCGTGAATGGACCGTTCATCGTCCGTATGGGGCGATCATCATCGCCAGTCTGTGGGTCCTGCTGGTTCCAACCTCGAGTTGGAGTCTAGATATTACCAAACCGACGCTTTCGGAACGTCATGAACAGATCTCTCTAGCAGAAGCAGCCGTTCGCGCTTTGCAGCACAATCTTGATATCAGTATCAGCCGTCACACGAAAGAAAGCCGGTTGGCCGACATTGTGATCGAACAAGCGAGGTTTGATCCCACGATGAGCGTGAATGGCCGGTATCTCCGGACGGTCGATCCTCTTGAGCGACCTGTCTTCGGAGCGACCGGAAATCTCCTGAACCAGATCACGAGGTTTGACCAGCGCAATCATGCTGTGATCGTGGATGCTTCGACAAACCTCGTGACAGGCGGCAATGTTGGTGTGAACTATAATCCCGCTCGCAACAGCGTGAACCAAGATCTCGCTGAGGGCTTTCTATTTAATCCCGCCTGGACCGGTGGCCTCTCGTTTAGTCTCACTCAGCCGTTACTGAAGAATGCCGGGATCGGGATCAATCAGACCTTTATCAAGGTCGCCCAAAACAACGCGGTCGTCGAGCAGCACGTTTTCCGAGATCAAGTCCTGACCGTGATCGCCTCGGTCGAGCAGAACTATTGGGAGCTGGTGTATGCGAGAGAAAATGTGAAAGTCGCCCAAGCTGCGTTGAAGGCCGCTGAGGAGCTATTGGCCACAAACCGCATCAAGGCCAAAGCCGGAGTGATGTCGGTCGTTGATGTGCTCCAAGCCGAGGCAGCTGTTGCATCACGAGTGGAGCAGGTATTGGTAGCTGAAAAAGCTATCCGGGATGAGGAAGACCAGTTGCGGACACTACTCAATCCCGGTGAAGCTGAGCTGCGGCAAACAGTCCGCCTCATGCCACTGGACGCGCCTATCACCTTTATGGAGACGCTCAGTCTCGAAGAAGCCATCGAGACCGCAATCGAACAGCGGCCAGAAATTGCACAGGCTAAAAAAAATATTGAGTCCAGCGAGTTGAATAGGAAATTCGCCCGCAACCAATTGCTGCCCACACTTTCTGTTCAGGGAACTGTTGGACTTTCCGGATTAGGGAGTGACTTCGGCAATTCGTTCGCCAGAAACTTCAGCGGCGATTTCTATAACTACGGGGCAGGGCTGGTGTTCAGCTATCCGCTCGGCAACCGCTCCGCCATCAGTACGTACAATAAGCGCCAATTGGAGGCCAAGAATGCCGAAGCCTCCCTGGAACGTGTCCGCCATCAAATCATTTTAGTGGTGCGTGAGGCGGTGCGGCGGGTGCAAACCGACTTCAAGCGCATCGAAACGACTCGCTCAGCGCGGATTTTGGCTGAGAAACAACTGCAAACCGAGCAGGAACGGCTACGCGTAGGGTTGAGCACCACCAGGTTTGTGCTCGATTTTCAACGGGATCTCGCGACGGCGCAGGGGAACGAGCTACGGGCCGTTGTGGATTACAATAAATCGATCTCCAACCTAGAGCGGCAGAAAGCTACGACCTTGGACCGTTATCATCTCGAATTGTCGTAA
- a CDS encoding efflux RND transporter permease subunit, whose product MRLSETCIQRPVFAIVMTLLLVLFGILNFLRLPVREYPDIKPPIVSVRTVYPGASVSVLEADVTTPLEDALSGIQGLRTISSASRAEVSSITMEFELGRDLDGATNDVRDRVSQVRPVLPLGILEPHVEKAAAENTEVLWLAVSSSHHSELELSDIADRFIKTQLAMIPGVSSTYLDGERRYAMRIWLDPDRLAARRLTVENVEDAIRNQNVSLPAGRIESHQMEFSVSLNGTLQTPKQFESLIVAYRDGYPVRLEDIAHVELGAEDTRKLVRFNGKSSLGISVSRQSKADTLAVVRAVREHLPSIAAGLPKGMDLTLAWDSSTPIERSLKEVYEALGLSLFLVVLVIFCFLGSFRATCIPVVAIPTSIIGTCTIMAVSRCSLNVLTLLGLVLAVGLVVDDAVIVLENIHRRIVAGMPPLRAAVEGTNEIAFAVIATTISLVTVFIPIAFLSDLIGKLFAELAIAIASAVLLSGFVALTLTPMMCGRLLCQDSGRSTHHQFAAGLADAVTQHYRRGIEWAINAKTVVVIVAVTASMASLVLFTRLQSELAPLEDVGWFSSFLTAPQGATLRYTDTYAKELETLLQAVPEIAHTYTMVALGDRPTRVNRAESWVTLNDWKDRTKSQQEIVADLNHKLGTLTGVRAYLLNPSSIGDWVEKSPVQFVLGGLDYRELQQVADELVARLAKHPGFVAPGMDVALSTPHLTVETHRDKSADLGVSVASIGRTLETLLSGRPVNTFLQNGRQYKVIVKVDDRHREKPSDIAQLYVRGNDGALVQLNNIVTIKEIPAPEALNHVDRMRAVTISAGLADGFTLGQALNYLDETSKAIIKPGMRTAYAGESKTFTESNRNLSLTFALALAVIFLVLAAQFESFRHPWIILLAVPPAVSGAVLSLVAIDGTLTIYSQIGLVILIGLVTKNAILIVEFANQLRERGADVCQAVTEAAVVRLRPILMTTCATILGALPLAMATGAGAVGRRQIGVVIIGGLVVSTLVTLFLVPAGYAILTGRGKNSDVSRAGA is encoded by the coding sequence ATGCGTCTGTCCGAGACCTGTATTCAGCGACCGGTATTCGCGATTGTGATGACGCTGCTCCTGGTGTTGTTCGGGATCTTGAATTTCCTACGATTACCCGTTCGTGAGTATCCCGACATCAAGCCGCCGATCGTCTCAGTCCGAACCGTCTATCCGGGGGCCAGTGTCTCCGTGCTGGAAGCAGACGTGACCACACCGCTTGAGGATGCACTCAGCGGGATTCAAGGGCTTCGGACGATCAGCTCTGCCAGCCGGGCAGAAGTCTCCTCGATCACGATGGAATTTGAGCTAGGGAGAGATCTGGACGGTGCAACCAACGATGTCCGTGATCGAGTTTCGCAAGTTCGTCCGGTATTGCCGTTGGGAATTCTTGAGCCTCATGTTGAAAAGGCGGCCGCGGAGAATACCGAAGTCTTATGGCTCGCAGTGTCCAGCAGCCACCATTCGGAACTAGAGCTCTCTGATATCGCCGATCGATTCATCAAAACGCAGTTGGCCATGATTCCTGGCGTGTCATCGACCTATCTCGACGGGGAGCGGCGCTATGCCATGAGGATTTGGCTGGATCCCGATCGTCTGGCGGCTCGCCGCCTGACCGTTGAAAATGTGGAAGATGCGATCCGCAATCAGAATGTATCGCTCCCAGCTGGCAGGATAGAAAGCCACCAGATGGAGTTCAGCGTCTCTCTCAACGGGACCTTACAGACTCCCAAGCAATTCGAATCGCTGATCGTGGCCTACCGTGACGGATACCCTGTTCGCCTGGAAGATATCGCGCATGTGGAACTGGGTGCGGAGGATACTCGCAAGTTGGTGCGATTCAACGGCAAGTCATCGCTGGGGATTTCCGTGTCTCGTCAGTCTAAGGCGGACACGTTGGCCGTCGTGCGTGCGGTCAGAGAGCATCTTCCGTCCATTGCGGCAGGGTTACCGAAGGGGATGGATCTGACGCTGGCGTGGGACAGTTCGACACCGATCGAACGGTCGTTAAAGGAAGTGTACGAGGCGCTGGGTCTGTCGCTGTTCCTTGTCGTATTGGTGATCTTTTGTTTTCTGGGAAGCTTTCGGGCGACGTGCATACCGGTGGTCGCAATCCCAACCTCAATTATCGGGACGTGTACGATCATGGCGGTGAGCAGGTGTTCGCTGAACGTGTTGACCCTGTTGGGACTTGTGCTTGCCGTCGGTCTGGTGGTGGATGATGCCGTCATTGTCCTTGAAAATATTCATCGACGGATCGTCGCCGGCATGCCACCCTTACGAGCCGCCGTCGAGGGAACCAACGAAATCGCCTTCGCCGTCATCGCAACGACAATTTCACTGGTGACCGTCTTCATCCCCATCGCCTTTCTGAGCGACCTCATCGGGAAGCTCTTTGCAGAATTGGCCATCGCGATCGCCTCTGCGGTGCTCTTGTCTGGTTTCGTGGCCCTGACCCTCACGCCGATGATGTGTGGGCGCCTCCTTTGCCAAGACAGTGGACGGTCCACTCACCACCAATTCGCTGCAGGGCTTGCGGATGCGGTGACCCAACACTACCGGCGGGGGATTGAATGGGCCATCAATGCGAAAACGGTAGTCGTGATCGTAGCTGTCACAGCCAGTATGGCGAGTCTCGTCCTCTTCACCCGACTTCAGTCCGAACTGGCGCCGCTGGAAGACGTGGGATGGTTTTCTAGCTTTCTCACCGCGCCGCAGGGTGCCACGCTTCGTTATACCGACACCTACGCGAAAGAGTTAGAAACGCTGCTTCAGGCTGTTCCGGAGATTGCCCACACGTATACGATGGTGGCTCTCGGCGATCGTCCGACAAGGGTCAACCGTGCCGAGAGTTGGGTGACGTTGAATGATTGGAAGGACCGTACGAAAAGTCAGCAGGAGATCGTCGCAGATCTGAACCACAAACTCGGTACGCTGACCGGGGTCAGAGCCTACCTCCTCAATCCTTCCTCCATAGGAGATTGGGTGGAGAAGTCCCCGGTGCAGTTCGTCCTGGGGGGATTGGACTATCGAGAACTGCAGCAGGTTGCCGACGAACTTGTGGCACGATTGGCGAAACACCCAGGGTTCGTGGCACCTGGAATGGATGTGGCGTTAAGTACGCCGCATCTGACCGTGGAAACGCATCGCGACAAGAGCGCTGATCTTGGCGTGTCCGTTGCCTCCATCGGTCGGACATTGGAGACCTTGCTCAGCGGAAGACCGGTGAATACGTTCTTGCAGAATGGTCGGCAATACAAGGTGATCGTGAAAGTCGACGATCGACATCGCGAGAAACCGTCGGACATTGCTCAGCTCTATGTGCGGGGGAATGACGGGGCATTGGTCCAGCTCAACAATATTGTGACGATCAAGGAAATACCGGCCCCGGAAGCGTTGAACCATGTCGATCGCATGCGCGCCGTCACGATTAGTGCGGGATTGGCCGATGGGTTCACGCTTGGACAGGCCTTGAACTATCTGGATGAAACATCGAAGGCGATCATCAAGCCCGGGATGCGGACCGCCTATGCCGGAGAATCCAAGACTTTCACGGAAAGCAATCGAAACTTGTCTCTGACTTTCGCATTGGCGTTGGCGGTCATCTTCCTGGTGCTCGCAGCGCAGTTTGAAAGCTTTCGGCATCCATGGATCATTCTGTTGGCCGTACCACCGGCTGTATCGGGGGCGGTGCTCTCCTTGGTCGCGATCGACGGGACCCTCACCATTTATAGTCAAATCGGACTGGTGATTCTGATCGGGCTGGTCACAAAGAACGCGATTCTTATCGTGGAATTCGCCAATCAGCTTCGTGAACGGGGAGCCGACGTGTGTCAGGCGGTCACTGAAGCCGCTGTGGTACGCCTTCGCCCGATCCTGATGACGACTTGTGCAACGATCCTCGGAGCCTTGCCGTTAGCCATGGCTACTGGCGCGGGAGCAGTGGGTCGTCGTCAGATCGGGGTCGTGATTATCGGCGGGTTAGTAGTATCCACTCTCGTGACGCTCTTCCTGGTGCCGGCAGGCTATGCGATCCTAACGGGCCGAGGCAAGAATTCTGATGTCTCCCGAGCAGGAGCCTAG